The following nucleotide sequence is from Malania oleifera isolate guangnan ecotype guangnan chromosome 4, ASM2987363v1, whole genome shotgun sequence.
CTGATAGGGTAGAAAGGAAATTAGATAGATGGTGGTAGAACTAAGACGAAGAGGAAACTAGCAAATTTGAAGTGATTTGGTGAATTATGGCAGGAATGGTTTATGGAGGGGATTTCTTGGTTAAAtattgttaatttatattttattttgtattatctTTGAGGACTTCATTTTCTCGCCTAGGTtgtaatctctctctttctcataatgtattttttttttttaaaaaggaatgGAATAATATGGGATTTTGATACAATTGcatatgaatataataatttaGAGGAAAGCCACTTGTTCGAAAGATTGTGTTACTCCGAAAACATGGAATTGGATATGAATAGATATTCCTATGGTGAAATTCAAGTATGGTCATTCCTTCTTTATTCCATGTTATGGATCTATAAAAATTTTGAACTGCCATTTTCTTTGTCATGACAACATATCTTCATCTGTAAGCTATCAAAACCTTATATAATGATCATTCTATTGATAGGAATAGACATTTTGCGAACCCAACAAACTTTAAATATGAAACTGGCAAGATACCCTCTAGGCCTTCTGCTATGCACAGATTTAAAATGGTCGAGGAAATCACGCAGGGTACTGGGTGTGACAGGCATGTTGTCTGTAGTAGGCTTTGGAGGTATAATGCAAATTATAGTTGTTGGACCTTTCTATATTAAGAGGGGCACCCACTTGGGAATTGTGATTCCATGGTTCCTATTTAgacatttataattttttaaaaagcatCTCTAGACAATTGTATAACCAATGATTCTCTGAAGGCAGAGCCGTACGCCTGCAATTCTGATGATTGAACTTGGAGATGTCTAAGTTGGAGAAATCTTAAGGCAGAACCAATTAGAGAGGTTAAGTTACTGTTAAGTcttggtatacattgttggcctataACACTACTGCTTAAGCTTTAGGTCAAGTAGTAGTCTTAAATGGTATAGGAGCCATGGCTGTGAGGATGTTCTGGGTTCTAGTCTCGTTGCCCATGTTTATTGAATGGTTGTCAATAATTACCTTATTTCCTAAAATAGGTTgtatttattgtttgtttatctTGCTATGTGTAATTGGGCTTGATATGCGTTGTTGGGCTGCAACCTAACAGCATAAGCTTTCAGGTAAAGCAGTGCTTAAAAGTTAACAATATAGAGAAGTTGTTTGTATGAATAAGATTATCTATGTGTAAGATAACCTAGGTGGCATCTGCACAAGCCTGGACATGGGGACAATACTACCACACAGCACAGTCGAGGGTCATAGCTCATAGAAAATTCTAAGTCAAGGACACAGCAAGAACATGGCTGTATACATATGATAAAAGTATTAGGTTTGTAACATCTATACAACACTATATTGACAGTAATTCTCAAAATGTGACTTTTGCTGTTATAAATATTGCAAGGTTATTATGACTTTATATGATcattatttagttattttatgaataaaataaaatggaagttTAATTCTTTTATGCCAGTTATTGTGTTTAAAGTCCAAAATAAAAGAGTCAGAAGTGTCTATGCCAGCGTTTGATGTGACACAAACATGGCTCCTCTGCAGTAGTGTCTGTGCTACATAGCAGACAAAAGAGGGCAGTTTAACTGCACCATTTATAAAACAGTGACAGTTTGTAACAACAAACAACATAttaaacaacaataataaaaactaacAGCCATCTTACTTAACTGCATAAACTTAGATATTATTTTTCGTTGACTAGTCTTTTACAATTTCTCTTCAACAAAAGAAAGGTAGGAtttatgatattttatttatttcaaaatataaaatttctGCTATTAAACTACCGTGCACAATTTCTGGTTTTGTTTAATTAATAGGTCTCAAAGTTGGGGTTTGGATGCATGGGCCTGACAGGAATCTATAATGCTCCTCTCTCTGATGAGGATGGAATTGCAATAATCCAGAATGCCTTCAATAAAGGAATTACTTTCTTTGATACGGCTGATATTTATGGTGCCAATGCTAATGAAATTCTGGTTGGAAAGGTACATGTCTCTGTTTGTCAGCTCATCAATACAGTTATATGTTCAAGCTCCAAAACTAGTGTTTATGGAGTGTGTATCCACACACATGCACTTTTGCAATTATGCGTGTTTCTTGCATTGGAGGCATGAGTGCACATGTGCCCTTACTCTTGTGAGACAGCATACTCTTTCTAAAATGAGTACATGACACTGTATTTCAGTTTTGGTAATAACTCATATTTTTCTGTGGAATTCATAGCTCCAAAGCCCATCTGGTGGaatttatttttaacaaaatttatgtattaaacaTGTGTGAAGTTGCCAGGACACAGCTTTGCCATTGTTATTGATTTTTCATTCTGCTTTATCATTGTTATTGATTTTTCATTCTGCTTTACCATTGTTATTGATTTTTCATTGTACCTTTGTAATTTTAATGGTAAAATATGATATCTTTTAGGCCTTGAAGCAGTTGCCAAGAGAGAAAATTCAATTGGCCACAAAGTTTGGTTTTGTAAAAACGGAACCTCCTAGTATGCTGGTCAAGGGTTCCCCTGAATATGTGCGCTCATGTTGTGAGGCTAGCTTGAAACGTCTCGATGTCGAGTACATTGATCTTTACTATCAACATCGTGTGGACACATTGGTACCTATAGAGGAAACTGTAAGTGATATTCTTAGGAAACTATAAGTGATATTTTTACTCTGCCAAACACCTCCCTGCAGTGATGATCTTATTAACTATTTTTATCTTTTCAAATTTCTGACTATATATTATGCCTTATGTTGTTGAGATCTTTTTTGACATGTGAGtttgaatatttattttttcGGATTGTAGATGGGAGAACTTAAAAGACTGGTAGAAGAGGGCAAAATCAAGTATATTGGGTTGTCAGAAGCTAGCCCAAACACAATAAAACGGGCCCATGCAGTTCATCCCATCACAGCCATACAAATGGAGTGGTCCCTCTGGACTCGTGATATTGAGGAAGAGATAATTCCCCTTTGCAGGTTTTTTCAGATTCCACACCATGTTTTTGCAGAAACTCTTTCATGCCCTGGTCGCACTGCTAATGTTATCACTGAAGAATGTTCTGTGAAGTATTTATCTGTTGTCTATGTGATAATTAAATTTAGAGCTATATTCTTGTTTGCCTTCAGTGTCTATGATGCTATGTTTTTGGCTGCTCCCCTGTACTTTTGTTCCTACTTTTAATATTTATCCATTGTCTATGTGATAATTAAATTTAGAGTAATATTTATCCATTGTCTGTGAGATAATTAAATTTAGAGTTATATACTTGTTTGCCTTCAGTGTCTGGGTTTgaattctgaaaatattttgcatGGTTGATTTCAAATAGTAAATTATCCATTTTATGTTCATTGTTAAATGCTGTAGAAAAAATATAATGGGTTTGATATTCCCCTTTTGTGGCTATAATTACAAGTTTTTATTTTTGCCCCCTTTGAATTATCTTGTTCACCAGTAGTTGAGTGCTGTTGTGCTGTTTTAATGCATTTAAACTTGCAGGGAGCTTGGTATTGGAGTAGTTCCATACTGTCCTCTTGGTCGTGGTTTTTTTTGTGGCAGAGCAGTTGTGGAAAGTTTGTCTTCAAATAGCTTCTTGGTACAAATTTCATTAATATTTTCTCTATTATGAAGTCAGTAGGTTCTGTACTTATGTTTGGTACATGCTTATTAGTCAATTGAATGATTTTGAGCTCTTTCCTTTTGGTCTAAGAAAATAATTTTGGTGTACTGATGGCATGCTTCTTTTTGTAAGGCCTCACATCCTCGGTTCCAAGGTGAGAACTTGGAGAAGAATAAGATATTTTATACTCGAATAGAAAACCTTGCTAAGAAACATGGATGTACGCCCGCTCAACTAGCCCTAGCATGGGTTCTACGAAAGGGAGATGATGTGGTACCTATCCCAGGTCAGTGATTAAAGTTCAATCTTTCTTCCTCGACATTTTAGTTCCACTTGAAATGCTTTACTCATACATATTGCCCACGTGAAATTTGTGAAAACAAGAAAGGCCTTATTAAACTTGTGCTCTCacttattaataattaaattcaattctgaaaaccataaaatgaaattttatttttctctttccaAACTGGTCCACTGAAGTTCATAGATATAACAAAAACGCCGAGCCATTTAGTAAGATCATGGTACTACTAAAGATCCAATGTTGTTGAAGTAAAAGGAAATAGATTGGAGGAATCTAAAGGATTCCATGATTGTCCAAAAAGACATGCAACAATGCCTCCTATGCAAGTCAATCTGAACACTAAGCTTATTTAGAAAAAAAGATATAGACAAACATCTGACATTTCACATGCAAAAGAGGAAATTTCAAAGTACAGTTTGGCTCTCAATCTGGTGCTTGGAAGCAAATTTGGTGCTgaattttaaattctcattttgaAATGATAATTTCCTTCCCAAAATTATGAAAGTCAAAATTTATCCTCTTTAAATTTTTGTCTTTTGATAAGTCTAAAATTGAGACTTTGGGGAGATGATAACCACCAGAATATTGGGAAGCTCAGGGAAGAACTTGTAATCCCATAATTTAACTTCACTGGTGGAAACTGCATCTCTAGTGACTCTTTGGGAGTTCTGTGGATATGTTAAAATCCCGAGTACCTTTGTGTATAAtgggtaaattaggaaagtgggtaaatgtaggagattatatattattttgtagggggattatttccttattagaataggtgattgtattataagattgggatgtacataatgTTAATTTACACAGAGTTGAATAGAATTGAATTCagctaacatggtatcagagctagggtttctcaaccttagctaactatggcCAGCGTCACCACCATCGGCACTgtcaacagcagagggtcgaCCCTTGCTTAAAATATCGACAGCGACTCAAAGACCACATCTGTTGGGGATTCGAATGGGCTAGACAACACAACCTTTCCACTCGCAGTGgaaaaattaaatggaaaaaatttccgtgagtgggctcaatccataaaATTGGTAATTGAAGGAAAAGGGAGGCTAGGTTATCTTACCGGCGAACGGAGGAAACCAGACTCCACCGAAGTTGTAGCCTTGCAAAAATGGAGttccgaaaactccatggtcaccgcttggctcgtcaactcgatgCAGCCTTCAATCGGGAAAATCTACTTGTTCTTACCAATGGCGAAGGACGTCTGGGACGCCGTTCGTGAGACATTCCGACGTCAAAAGTTACTCGCAGGTTTTTGAGATCAAGACCCAGTTGTAgcagatgaggcaaggcgagCGAGGCGTTactgagtatttcatggagatgactcatctctggcaggagctcgacCGGAGCATCGAAGAAGAATGGGAATGCTTCTGCGACAGCGCGCGATACAAAAAACGACTCGAAAACGAACGGGTCTTCGAGTTCTTGTCCAGCCTCAACCGAGATCTGGATGACGTACGGGGACGAATTCTTGGCCGACGACCTCTGCCATCAACCCGAGAGGTGTTCGCTGAAGTAGGGAGGGAGGAGAGCCGAAGACGCGTGATGCTGAAGCCACAGCTGGATCGTGTTGGGCCTGAAAAACCAGCCCTAAATCTGGGTGGGTCGGACGTCTTGGCTCTAATTTCAAAAGGCCTGGGAGGATACgtacaaaaatcacaaaaaggcAAATTATGGTGTGGGCACTGTCGAAAACCAAGTCATTCAAAAGAaacctgctgggagattcatggaaagcctGCAGATTGGAAGCCGAGGCAATATAAAAAAAATCGTGGGTATCAAGCTACCACTGATAGTTCAACTGAAAAATTACAAGGCGAAAAAACCAATAATGTCAGTCCAAGTAGTGCATTCAGCCCTGAGCAGTTGGATCAGCTATATAAAATGATTACCTCCATTCAAACATTGGGTCAGTCTTTCACTGGTTCTAtagctcaccgaggtaattatttATCAGCCTTAAATACTATATCCTGTCacaatcaccatggataattgactcagGTGCATCagatcatatgactggttcttatcaattgttttcatcctatTAACCATATGCTGGAAACTTGAGAGTCAAAATTGTAGATGGTTCACTATCACCAGTTGCcggtaaaggaagtattcgcacATCTGATTCCGTAACCTTAAAATCTGTCCTAGATGTTCCCAAGTTATGTTGCAACTTGTTATCTATCagccagttaacaaaagactcaaattgctctactaaatttgtttcatctcattacgtttttcaagacctatcatcggggaagacgattggcactgctaaagcgtataagagactctactactttgaggaggcaagcttgagtgaacaatgtaatactgtaatttgtgattctgcatttatttctagagatagtgaacttttgttatggcattctaggatgggtcacccaaattttcaatatttaaaacgtttgtttccgtctatttgttcaaataaaatgtcttctgagtttcaatgtgaagtgtgtgagcttgcaaaacatcGGCGTGCTTCTTtcccaacatccatatacaaaccatctcgtcTATTTACTATTTACAGTGATTTGTGGGGACCCTCAATCGCacccatacaaaatggtttgttacttttattgatgaccatactcgtctttgttgggtttacttgttgaaaaataaaactaaagtCCGTTCCATTTTTGtcagttttcattccatgattcaaacacaattccagactcacattcaaattttacgtactgataatggtacggaatattttaatgatgttctgggaacttatcttcaagaaaatggaattgttcatcagagttcttgtgtggatacccctcaacaaaatggggttgctgaacgaaaaaacAGACATACACTTGAAGTAGCTcaggcattgatgttcactacaaacatgagaaactatttttggggagatgccatcttaacagctacacatctcattaatcgaatgccgagtcgAGTACTTTCCTTTGCCACTCCCCTCTAGAAATTCCAAGAACATTTTCCTACCTCTTGACTCCCCTCCAGTATTTCGctgaaaatttttggttgtactgcaattgttcatgttcatgctcaccatcgcgataaattggatcctcgtgcccttaaatgtgtcttcattggttactcccctacccagaaaggctacaaatgctatgaccctGTCTCAAAGAgaatgtttgttagccttgatgtcacattctttgaaaccactccttatttcccaaagccctctcttcagggggagcaatggagtgaagatcggttctttgacttcTTTACCATTGACTCTGTGCCATCTATTAAGTCTCCTATTACCACTGACTTTGTGCCATCTACTATTACTTCATTCCTTGACCCATCCACTAAGTCTCCTGTTGCATCACTTCCTGACCTGTCAAACACAAAAGAGCGCTTAACCTCAAGGGGAGATGCAGGAAAGCAAAACAACACAGACATAccggtttactcaagaaagctaAACACAGAACAAGGAGAATCTCATACTTGAGGTACCAAGAGTGTTGGAACCGATGATAGCTCTGAACAACCATGAGTCTCATGAGGTCTCTTCTGATAATCCtgtacctgatgacatcaatttacctattgcagtcagaaaacaaaccaggtcatgtactcaatatccctggtctaaatatatgtcttataaaagcttgtctatagGATATCGTGTTTTtgcctctaaccttgacaggatgagaATTCTAGAGAATATTCAGGAAGCTctggaaatacctaaatggagggaggctgtcatggaggaaatgtgggctctGGAGAAAAATGAGACTTgggatgtaatgaatttgccgagagggaagaaaccagttggttgtaaatgggtcttcacagtgaaatataaatctgatgggacagttgaacgatataaagcccgacttgttgcaaaaggattcacacagacttatggcattgactatatagagacatttgcaccagtgataaacttgaatacagttcgggttcttttatccttggcagccaacttagattggctactacaacaacttgacattaagaatgcatttcgaaatgatgagttagaagaagaagtctgcaTGACAATACCACCAGGCTTTagcaagaaaggtgaagaaaacaaagtgtgtaaactcaagaagtccttgtattgactcaagcaatctcccaaggcatggttcgacagattttcaaaagtaataaagaaccaaggatatcgacaagggcaatctgATCACACcctgttcttccaacagtctgaaagaggtaagagaacaattctaatagtgtatgttgacgATATAATTTTTACTGGGgatgatacagtagagatggaaagattgaagaaagttctagctactgaatttgaagttaaagacttgggacaaatgcggtacttcttgggcatggaagttgctagaacgaaaaagggtattagtgtctctcagcgaaagtatatcactgatctcctaattgaaactggcatgctaggatgcaaacctagtgaaaccccgattgaagcagtaaagaggatCGAAGACTGTGGAATATctgttgaaaaggagaggtatcagagattggttggtaagctaatctacTTATCACATACCAGactagatattgcatttgcagttagtgtgtaagtcaacacatgcattcaccaaaagaagctcatttagatgctgtatacaagatccttCGATATCTCAAGGGCTCCCTGGGCAAAGGACTCttgttcaagaaatgtgaaaacaaggaagtagagatctttacaaaTGCAAATTAGgaaggatcagtggaagatagaaagTCCACCACCGGTTATTGCACATTTGTCTTTGGAAATctagtaacttggagaagcaaaaaatagaatgtagtggctcgtTGTAGTGCCGAAGCTGAGTTCAGAGCAGTTGCTCAAGGATTATGTGAAGGACTAtggttacgaa
It contains:
- the LOC131152657 gene encoding probable aldo-keto reductase 1, with amino-acid sequence MAEEQRVEIPRVKLGTQGLEVSKLGFGCMGLTGIYNAPLSDEDGIAIIQNAFNKGITFFDTADIYGANANEILVGKALKQLPREKIQLATKFGFVKTEPPSMLVKGSPEYVRSCCEASLKRLDVEYIDLYYQHRVDTLVPIEETMGELKRLVEEGKIKYIGLSEASPNTIKRAHAVHPITAIQMEWSLWTRDIEEEIIPLCRELGIGVVPYCPLGRGFFCGRAVVESLSSNSFLASHPRFQGENLEKNKIFYTRIENLAKKHGCTPAQLALAWVLRKGDDVVPIPGTTKVKNLVDNIGSLRVELTEENLKEISDAVPIDEVAGAISYKSMSHLSWKFADTPAKHCNVST